From a region of the Geothrix sp. 21YS21S-2 genome:
- a CDS encoding carboxypeptidase-like regulatory domain-containing protein produces the protein MDMYTDAIKKLTRLGLALAAGGALYSQNVTGGFSGRITDPKGKPIENARVRVNSPALSLPREMRTSARGEWRLGLLPPGDYKLTVSAEGYYASGTALYLGVGKTEAVQFVLKPLQVSGVTVEVIDAATVLEAKTEVKTSTNFQGEQLLALPTMKTYTDIMAYAPGVNSTGWVRGADPKAGMTYKVDGVDVRDDVASRNTIFSVSMVNPILDSIQDVQLIQNNVNARNGNSLGSQYTAVTKRGGNEFSGSLRATYARGYWLSQNSGASASASSSGDKMTQAQWSWTLSGPIIKDRVSFFLAGIRTPDIDQLAPTAAMNTVNYPGQMVPMKTRLTGTDAVLKNGPGGGYAVSPDTVGQFLPSVNQDQQWDGRITASLTADQTLDLKFSYRKRALTNSFTSVTNYDQGTEDERLIGNYTTTNDSQSLTYLGTLTPNLLLEASFSQAKVVVGADNKSVNGAQIPVLSALEANTPLSSTYQYYPNAAYLDPLGYASSSFITGSGNNYLIQQCSPVSPVKEKHRTRTINANLKYYLDLGGQHEIDLGGEDYLMGYNAGAQFGPQNKVVFAGGSYTNGTDIKYPTVNFEGIGVNNQLSVLGPAPVLMEAWAGATEQKTKSLAFWLNDQWVVNERLNVNLGMRWSRYQVVNEGGKSLATTVALDPRVMIRWDPKGNGKHLFSLSFTRNTQGYSSVVSYALAVNPANAYTLRGWAGINGQPSLSGLGSGTDGGNYGVRYVSYADLVNPANYATTPFNFVNRSVQTRLEDLRAPYADTWEFNYTRNLSDATSVRIGVVDKRYRQELMSWTDYTWDYLALATDPSGSGGGRPQWLQVTKYGSTHKPRIYRDLELSIKHKLTSRLSWDLGWTYFYEYKYDEAARLNYASVKNNPTYNPLPADVYLGDGLTQKNHRITSLLAYMQPLGKGSITYTLAANYLALNPSSLSGYYTLYGLSASTLLNPVDSAHNPQNYPVTSASGYSTLPVYWAKPGQWKTGLDSYSFDFSISWNVPLGLGRAMLIGTAGVTDLFHHVITATYGYSAPTMTGANAPNGRLIGNFTYNGVAGAGWGNNPLNGGTTRPVTNVTVGVRF, from the coding sequence TGGACATGTATACCGATGCGATCAAGAAACTGACACGCCTGGGTCTCGCGCTCGCGGCGGGCGGGGCCCTGTATTCCCAGAACGTCACCGGCGGATTCTCGGGCCGGATCACGGATCCCAAGGGCAAGCCCATCGAGAATGCCCGGGTGCGGGTCAATTCGCCCGCCCTCAGCCTTCCCCGGGAGATGCGCACCAGCGCCAGGGGCGAATGGCGCCTGGGGCTGCTGCCCCCGGGCGACTACAAGCTCACGGTCAGCGCCGAGGGGTACTACGCGAGCGGTACCGCCCTCTACCTCGGCGTCGGCAAGACGGAGGCCGTGCAGTTCGTCCTGAAGCCTCTGCAGGTTTCCGGGGTGACGGTCGAAGTCATCGACGCCGCCACGGTGCTGGAGGCCAAGACCGAGGTGAAGACTTCCACGAACTTCCAGGGCGAGCAGCTGTTGGCCCTGCCTACGATGAAGACCTACACCGATATCATGGCCTATGCGCCCGGGGTGAACAGCACCGGCTGGGTCCGCGGGGCGGACCCCAAGGCGGGCATGACCTATAAGGTGGACGGCGTGGACGTCCGCGACGACGTGGCGTCGAGGAATACCATCTTCTCCGTCTCCATGGTCAACCCGATCCTGGATTCCATCCAGGACGTCCAGCTGATCCAGAACAACGTCAACGCGCGCAACGGCAACAGCCTGGGCAGCCAGTACACGGCCGTCACCAAGCGCGGGGGCAACGAGTTCTCTGGCTCCCTCCGGGCCACCTACGCCCGGGGGTACTGGCTCTCCCAGAATTCCGGCGCCTCCGCCAGCGCCTCCAGCAGCGGCGACAAGATGACCCAGGCCCAGTGGAGCTGGACCCTCTCAGGCCCCATCATCAAGGACCGGGTCTCCTTCTTCCTGGCCGGAATCCGCACCCCCGACATCGACCAGCTCGCCCCCACCGCCGCCATGAACACGGTGAACTACCCAGGGCAGATGGTCCCCATGAAGACCAGGCTGACCGGCACCGACGCGGTCCTGAAGAACGGTCCCGGCGGGGGCTATGCGGTCAGCCCCGACACGGTGGGCCAGTTCCTGCCTTCGGTCAACCAGGACCAGCAGTGGGATGGCCGGATCACGGCCTCCCTCACCGCCGACCAGACCCTGGACCTGAAGTTCAGTTATCGCAAACGGGCCCTCACCAACTCCTTCACCTCCGTAACCAATTACGACCAGGGCACCGAGGACGAGCGCCTCATCGGCAACTACACCACCACGAATGACAGCCAGTCCTTGACCTACCTCGGCACGCTCACGCCCAACCTCCTCCTCGAGGCGTCTTTCAGCCAGGCCAAGGTCGTGGTCGGCGCCGACAACAAGTCCGTCAACGGGGCCCAGATCCCGGTCCTGTCGGCCCTCGAGGCCAATACGCCGCTGTCTTCGACCTATCAGTACTACCCGAACGCCGCCTACCTGGATCCGCTCGGCTACGCCAGCAGCAGCTTCATCACGGGCAGCGGGAACAACTACCTGATCCAGCAGTGCTCCCCCGTCTCCCCCGTCAAGGAGAAGCACCGCACCCGCACCATCAATGCCAATCTCAAGTACTACCTGGATCTCGGGGGCCAGCATGAGATCGACCTGGGCGGTGAGGACTACCTGATGGGCTACAACGCCGGGGCGCAGTTCGGACCGCAGAACAAAGTGGTCTTCGCCGGCGGCTCATACACGAACGGCACGGACATCAAGTATCCGACGGTGAACTTCGAGGGCATTGGCGTCAACAACCAGCTTTCCGTCCTCGGACCCGCCCCGGTGCTGATGGAGGCCTGGGCAGGCGCCACGGAGCAGAAGACCAAAAGCCTGGCCTTCTGGCTCAACGACCAGTGGGTCGTCAACGAACGGCTGAACGTGAACCTGGGCATGCGCTGGAGCCGCTACCAGGTGGTCAATGAAGGGGGCAAGAGCCTGGCGACCACCGTCGCCCTGGATCCCCGGGTCATGATCCGCTGGGATCCCAAGGGGAACGGCAAGCACCTGTTCTCCCTTTCCTTCACCCGGAACACCCAGGGCTACAGCAGCGTCGTCAGCTACGCCCTGGCCGTCAACCCCGCCAATGCCTACACCCTCCGGGGCTGGGCGGGCATCAACGGGCAGCCCTCGCTCAGCGGCCTGGGCTCGGGCACGGATGGCGGAAACTACGGCGTGCGCTATGTCTCCTACGCCGACCTCGTGAACCCGGCCAACTACGCCACCACGCCCTTCAACTTCGTGAACAGGTCGGTGCAGACGAGGCTAGAGGACCTGCGCGCCCCCTACGCCGACACGTGGGAGTTCAACTACACGCGCAACCTCTCGGACGCCACCAGTGTCCGCATCGGTGTGGTGGACAAGCGCTACCGCCAGGAACTCATGAGCTGGACGGACTACACCTGGGACTACCTTGCCCTGGCCACCGACCCCAGCGGCAGCGGCGGCGGCAGGCCCCAGTGGCTGCAGGTCACCAAGTACGGCAGCACCCACAAGCCGCGCATCTACCGGGATCTGGAACTCAGCATCAAGCACAAGCTGACCAGCCGCCTGAGCTGGGACCTGGGCTGGACCTACTTCTACGAATACAAGTACGACGAGGCCGCGCGGCTCAACTACGCCTCCGTCAAGAATAACCCCACCTACAACCCGCTGCCCGCCGATGTCTACCTCGGCGACGGCCTGACCCAGAAGAACCATCGCATCACCAGCCTCCTGGCCTACATGCAGCCCCTGGGCAAGGGCAGCATCACCTACACCCTGGCCGCCAACTACCTGGCCCTCAATCCCAGCTCCCTGAGCGGCTACTACACCCTCTACGGCCTCTCGGCCTCCACCCTCCTGAACCCGGTGGACTCCGCCCATAACCCCCAGAACTACCCGGTCACGAGCGCGTCCGGCTACAGCACCCTTCCCGTCTACTGGGCCAAGCCGGGCCAGTGGAAGACGGGGCTGGACTCCTACAGCTTCGACTTCTCCATTTCCTGGAACGTCCCCCTTGGCCTGGGCAGGGCGATGCTCATCGGCACCGCCGGCGTGACCGATCTGTTCCACCACGTCATCACCGCCACCTATGGCTACTCCGCCCCGACCATGACCGGCGCCAATGCCCCCAACGGCCGTCTCATCGGCAATTTCACCTACAACGGCGTGGCCGGGGCGGGCTGGGGCAACAATCCCCTCAATGGGGGAACCACCCGGCCCGTCACCAATGTCACTGTCGGCGTCCGTTTCTAG